A stretch of the Bdellovibrio sp. 22V genome encodes the following:
- a CDS encoding NAD(P)-dependent alcohol dehydrogenase, whose translation MKAVRFVGVGKPVQITELPKPEPKPGEVLVKIGGAGVCHSDLHVLDHGIGIDHPFTLGHENAGWVAGVGGGVKAWKEGDAVAIYGPWGCGHCHSCLLSMENYCENWKPGQSYGGGLGENGGMADYMIVPSERLLVSLGKLAPEDAAPLSDAALTPYHAIKKALPLLTPETTAVVLGVGGLGHMAVQLLRVLSGCRIVAADVDDTKLNMAKKLGADLVVNTKNGDEAAEAINKFTGPRKAAFVLDCVGVQPTYDLGQKIVGMNSQWTIVGLGGGTVVFDSNKIPFACQISTPYWGSRAELMEVLALAQSKRIHAEVTHYKLEDAAEVYHKLHDGKIKGRAVLVPNMH comes from the coding sequence ATGAAAGCCGTCCGCTTCGTTGGCGTGGGAAAACCTGTGCAAATCACTGAACTTCCTAAACCGGAACCAAAACCGGGGGAAGTACTCGTCAAGATCGGCGGCGCGGGCGTCTGCCACTCAGATTTACACGTCCTCGATCACGGTATCGGCATTGATCATCCATTTACTTTAGGCCACGAAAATGCGGGTTGGGTCGCTGGCGTCGGCGGCGGTGTCAAAGCTTGGAAAGAGGGAGACGCCGTCGCGATCTATGGACCATGGGGCTGCGGTCACTGTCATTCTTGTTTGCTCTCGATGGAAAACTATTGTGAAAACTGGAAGCCGGGACAAAGTTACGGCGGCGGCCTTGGTGAGAACGGCGGTATGGCGGATTATATGATCGTGCCTTCCGAACGACTTTTGGTTTCGTTAGGGAAGCTAGCTCCTGAAGATGCGGCTCCTTTGAGTGACGCGGCTTTAACTCCTTATCATGCGATAAAAAAAGCGTTGCCTCTTCTGACTCCGGAAACGACAGCCGTCGTTTTGGGTGTCGGAGGTTTAGGTCATATGGCGGTTCAACTTCTTCGTGTTCTGAGTGGTTGTCGGATAGTCGCCGCGGACGTTGATGATACGAAACTCAACATGGCGAAAAAGTTGGGAGCGGATCTTGTTGTGAATACAAAAAACGGTGACGAAGCCGCAGAGGCCATCAACAAATTCACGGGCCCCCGCAAAGCGGCATTCGTTCTTGATTGCGTCGGCGTGCAGCCGACTTACGATTTGGGCCAAAAAATTGTAGGGATGAATAGCCAGTGGACGATCGTGGGACTTGGCGGAGGTACGGTGGTCTTTGACTCAAATAAAATCCCATTCGCTTGTCAAATCAGTACGCCGTATTGGGGATCGCGAGCGGAGTTGATGGAGGTTCTTGCACTGGCGCAATCAAAACGTATTCATGCCGAAGTCACGCACTACAAACTTGAAGATGCGGCAGAGGTTTATCACAAATTGCACGATGGAAAAATCAAGGGACGAGCCGTGCTCGTCCCGAATATGCACTAA
- the hemB gene encoding porphobilinogen synthase codes for MKLTQRPRRNRKSESLRQMVAETDLRVSQLVLPLFVVGGKNEKQEIASMPGIFRMSPDMLLGEVAKAVELGVKSFDLFPALPEKLKDTYGTESLNPNGLLPTTLKMIRDKFPDVTLISDVALDPYSSDGHDGVVKNDKILNDETVEILAKMSVVHAQAGADIVSPSDMMDGRVGAIREALDQSGFIDTGILSYSAKYASSFYGPFREALDSAPKFGDKKTYQMDFRNAREALREITLDEQEGADMVMVKPALSYLDIIAKVKEHTHLPVAAYNVSGEYGLIKLGAKAGIIDETRAMVETLYSIRRAGADVIFTYFALPMAEWLRKNS; via the coding sequence ATGAAATTAACTCAAAGGCCGCGCAGAAATCGCAAGTCTGAGTCATTGCGCCAAATGGTCGCGGAGACAGACCTAAGAGTGTCTCAACTTGTTTTGCCTCTTTTCGTCGTCGGCGGAAAGAATGAAAAGCAAGAAATCGCTTCGATGCCGGGTATATTTCGTATGAGCCCTGACATGCTTTTGGGTGAGGTGGCCAAAGCTGTTGAATTAGGAGTGAAATCGTTCGATCTTTTTCCGGCGTTGCCTGAAAAGCTCAAAGACACTTACGGAACAGAATCTTTAAATCCAAACGGCCTGTTGCCCACGACATTGAAAATGATTCGCGACAAATTTCCCGATGTCACACTGATTTCAGATGTAGCTTTGGATCCGTATTCTTCAGATGGACACGACGGTGTCGTGAAGAATGACAAAATTTTAAATGATGAAACTGTCGAAATCCTTGCGAAGATGTCCGTTGTGCATGCGCAGGCGGGAGCCGACATCGTTTCACCCTCTGATATGATGGATGGACGTGTGGGAGCCATTCGTGAAGCTCTCGATCAATCGGGATTCATTGACACAGGTATTTTGTCTTACTCTGCCAAATATGCTTCCAGCTTTTACGGTCCTTTCCGTGAGGCGCTGGATTCCGCTCCTAAGTTCGGTGACAAGAAAACTTATCAAATGGATTTCCGCAATGCGCGCGAAGCTTTGCGTGAAATCACTTTGGACGAACAAGAGGGCGCCGACATGGTGATGGTAAAACCAGCGCTCAGTTATCTGGATATTATCGCGAAGGTGAAAGAACACACGCATCTGCCTGTGGCCGCTTACAATGTGAGTGGTGAGTACGGTCTTATCAAACTAGGCGCGAAAGCGGGTATCATTGATGAAACTCGTGCGATGGTGGAAACTTTGTACTCCATTCGTCGGGCGGGAGCGGATGTGATTTTCACATATTTCGCTTTGCCTATGGCGGAATGGCTTCGCAAGAATTCTTAA
- the hemC gene encoding hydroxymethylbilane synthase, protein MRLKISARKSDLARLQAYMVGDALQKKHPHLEIEFRFKESLGDKNLTDPLWKIPEKGVFTEDFYGELLRGETDMVVHSWKDLPTEHKSDTVIAATLPRADQRDLLLLKKSHFTKIQAAKALRVFSSSPRREYNLTNFFKSHLPFTLESVKFESVRGNIPTRIRKLLESSEIDGLIVAKAALDRLLSAPQAEFKEVQQQLRSYLDELNWVVLPLSINPNAAAQGALAVEVMSSRQDLKDLLKSIHDEATYRCSQKERDVLSSFGGGCHQKIGVAVLSRPYGEITLLKGLTDSGQVLDKRELLPQQSVARFPEAALWSAEVRADREALNSVEIPSAINALYVARSEAWPEGLKGPHFVWTAGLKTWKNLAQKGIWVHGCSESLGEQEDARLDVLAGSDLRWGKLSHEEGFDAGQESMQLIPTYTLKPLGTIPSVAGKESFFWSSGSQFLHAVQQAPEILNKHHASGPGNTHKVIRAYLEKQNAYDPSRLRVFLDQEDWRKQCTK, encoded by the coding sequence ATGCGCTTAAAAATTTCAGCTCGCAAAAGCGATCTGGCCCGTCTGCAAGCTTATATGGTTGGAGACGCCCTTCAAAAAAAACACCCGCACCTTGAAATCGAATTCCGTTTCAAAGAATCATTGGGCGATAAAAATCTGACAGATCCCCTCTGGAAGATTCCAGAAAAAGGTGTCTTCACGGAAGATTTCTATGGCGAGCTTTTGCGCGGTGAAACGGATATGGTTGTCCATTCTTGGAAGGACCTTCCAACCGAGCATAAATCCGACACGGTGATCGCGGCGACTTTGCCTCGCGCCGATCAAAGAGATCTTTTGCTTTTAAAAAAATCTCACTTCACGAAGATTCAAGCGGCGAAGGCATTGCGTGTATTCAGCTCCTCGCCCCGCCGTGAATACAACCTGACGAACTTTTTTAAGTCACATCTGCCTTTCACGCTGGAAAGCGTGAAGTTTGAAAGTGTGCGTGGAAATATTCCAACACGCATTCGTAAACTTTTAGAGTCGAGTGAGATTGACGGCTTGATCGTCGCGAAAGCGGCCTTGGACCGTTTGCTTTCAGCTCCTCAGGCGGAATTTAAAGAAGTGCAGCAACAGCTGCGTTCGTATCTCGATGAGCTCAACTGGGTGGTTCTGCCTTTAAGCATCAACCCAAATGCAGCAGCCCAAGGAGCGTTGGCGGTCGAGGTCATGTCTTCTCGCCAGGATCTAAAGGACCTTTTAAAATCCATTCACGACGAAGCCACTTATCGCTGCTCCCAAAAAGAGCGTGACGTGCTTTCAAGTTTTGGCGGCGGTTGCCACCAGAAAATCGGTGTGGCGGTTTTGTCTCGTCCTTACGGCGAGATCACATTGCTGAAAGGTCTTACCGACAGCGGTCAGGTTTTAGATAAACGAGAACTTTTGCCGCAACAATCGGTGGCACGTTTCCCTGAAGCGGCTCTTTGGTCTGCGGAGGTTCGTGCGGACCGTGAAGCTTTGAATTCTGTCGAAATTCCCTCTGCAATAAATGCGCTTTACGTGGCCCGCTCTGAGGCTTGGCCCGAGGGTTTGAAGGGGCCTCACTTTGTTTGGACCGCAGGTCTAAAAACGTGGAAAAACCTCGCGCAAAAAGGTATATGGGTGCATGGTTGTTCAGAGAGCTTAGGGGAACAAGAAGACGCACGTCTAGATGTTCTCGCGGGTTCGGATCTTCGCTGGGGAAAACTCTCTCACGAAGAGGGTTTTGATGCCGGTCAGGAAAGCATGCAGCTCATCCCGACCTACACATTAAAGCCGCTAGGAACAATACCTTCGGTTGCGGGCAAAGAAAGTTTCTTTTGGAGCAGTGGAAGTCAATTTCTTCACGCTGTTCAGCAAGCACCCGAGATTTTGAATAAACATCATGCCAGTGGGCCCGGAAATACACACAAAGTGATCCGTGCTTATTTGGAAAAACAGAATGCATATGATCCAAGCCGTCTTCGTGTTTTCTTGGATCAAGAGGACTGGAGAAAACAATGCACAAAGTAA
- a CDS encoding glutamate-1-semialdehyde 2,1-aminomutase, translated as MHKVTSEELFQRALQVAPGGVHSPVRSFKGLDRAPVFFKSAEGAFLTSVEDKKYIDFCQSFGPLILGHLDAEVKEEVHRMVDTAWTFGAAEVYSLELAEWITSTLPFMEKLRFVSSGTEAVMSALRVARAATGRNKILKFEGCYHGHVDNLLVKAGSGLAGTAASSSAGIPAEVAAHTVVTPLDDEAKLLEVFQVQGKDIAAVIIEPLPANYGLLVQRPEFLKKVAELCEKNGSLLIFDEVISGFRVGLAGMVEKTGIRPDLVTYGKIIGGGFPVGCYGGKKELMNMVAPSGDVYQAGTLSANPIGMRAGLTTLKKMQRLDGWNVLEKRTAKFAQTLREGFAKKGSSLQVSQVASLFWIHGPTPAPIRSIEQIPGNQGATFKGLFLKALNNGVYLAPNAYEVGFVSMAHTDELLQQAAQVIIEAAE; from the coding sequence ATGCACAAAGTAACATCTGAAGAATTATTCCAACGCGCTTTGCAGGTGGCTCCCGGTGGAGTTCACTCTCCTGTCCGCTCTTTCAAAGGTTTGGACCGCGCTCCGGTTTTCTTTAAATCCGCTGAAGGTGCTTTCTTGACTTCCGTCGAAGACAAAAAATACATCGACTTCTGTCAAAGCTTTGGTCCGTTGATCTTGGGCCACTTGGATGCGGAAGTGAAAGAAGAAGTTCACCGCATGGTGGACACCGCTTGGACCTTCGGAGCTGCGGAAGTTTATTCATTGGAACTTGCGGAGTGGATCACTTCGACTCTACCGTTCATGGAAAAATTGCGTTTTGTCTCTTCCGGCACTGAAGCTGTGATGAGTGCTTTGCGTGTCGCTCGTGCGGCAACGGGCCGTAATAAAATTTTGAAATTCGAAGGCTGCTATCATGGCCACGTCGACAATCTGCTTGTGAAAGCCGGCAGTGGTCTTGCGGGAACAGCGGCTTCTTCCAGCGCGGGTATTCCTGCGGAAGTTGCTGCACATACTGTAGTCACTCCGCTTGATGATGAAGCAAAACTTTTGGAAGTATTCCAAGTTCAGGGCAAAGACATCGCGGCTGTGATCATTGAACCTCTTCCAGCGAACTACGGCCTTCTTGTTCAACGTCCCGAGTTCTTGAAAAAAGTGGCTGAGCTTTGTGAGAAAAATGGCAGCCTTTTGATTTTTGACGAAGTGATTTCGGGTTTCCGTGTGGGTCTTGCCGGCATGGTTGAAAAAACAGGCATTCGTCCTGACCTTGTCACTTACGGAAAAATTATCGGCGGCGGTTTCCCTGTGGGCTGCTACGGTGGAAAAAAAGAATTGATGAATATGGTCGCGCCAAGCGGTGATGTTTACCAAGCTGGAACTTTAAGTGCGAACCCGATCGGTATGCGCGCAGGTCTTACGACTTTAAAAAAGATGCAGCGTTTGGATGGCTGGAACGTTCTTGAAAAAAGGACGGCGAAGTTTGCACAAACACTGCGCGAAGGTTTTGCTAAAAAAGGATCGTCATTGCAAGTAAGCCAGGTGGCTTCTTTATTCTGGATCCACGGCCCGACACCGGCTCCTATCCGCTCTATTGAACAAATTCCCGGTAACCAAGGGGCGACGTTCAAAGGTCTTTTCTTGAAAGCTTTGAACAATGGGGTGTACTTGGCTCCAAATGCTTATGAAGTCGGTTTTGTTTCGATGGCTCACACAGATGAGCTTTTGCAGCAAGCAGCTCAAGTTATTATTGAGGCGGCAGAGTAA
- a CDS encoding HAMP domain-containing sensor histidine kinase — protein sequence MFQNLLKPKVKTALAIIWFAFTFSLVAWWWVFFLIKFSPSNSTHRMFAWEGTILLAAILLGGIALIVFSYRDQKRHQRLRFFFSTFSHDIKTSITRLRLQAEVLEEDLPNYNNPVMKRLIQDIQRLDLQLENSLLLANLEVGELLQENISLNNLFSSLRNEFTELSLELEREVIVRGDRRALLSVFKNLLQNSVLHGKASTVRIKVRPLKGHRIELVVQDNGLGFKGALEKLGSEILMSQDSRSNGIGLLLTKRLLQKMKGDIRFESIENDGFASYLELEGYLP from the coding sequence ATGTTTCAAAACCTCCTGAAACCAAAAGTTAAAACGGCGCTGGCGATCATATGGTTCGCCTTCACGTTTTCTTTGGTTGCATGGTGGTGGGTTTTCTTTCTTATTAAATTCAGCCCTTCCAATTCGACCCACAGAATGTTTGCGTGGGAAGGAACAATTCTTCTCGCCGCGATTCTTTTGGGCGGTATTGCTTTGATCGTGTTTTCGTATCGCGATCAAAAACGTCATCAGCGTTTGCGTTTCTTTTTCTCGACGTTCAGTCACGACATCAAGACGTCGATCACTCGTTTGCGACTGCAAGCTGAAGTTCTGGAAGAAGACCTTCCCAATTACAACAATCCTGTGATGAAACGTTTGATTCAGGACATTCAGCGTCTGGATCTGCAGTTGGAAAATTCACTCCTGTTGGCAAATTTGGAAGTCGGCGAGCTTCTGCAAGAAAACATCTCATTGAATAATTTATTCTCGAGCCTGCGCAATGAATTCACGGAACTTTCTTTGGAATTGGAACGTGAAGTGATTGTTCGCGGCGATCGTCGGGCCCTGCTCAGCGTTTTTAAAAATCTTTTGCAGAACTCCGTATTGCACGGAAAAGCCTCTACCGTTCGTATCAAGGTTCGTCCTTTGAAAGGCCACCGCATCGAGCTTGTGGTTCAAGATAACGGTTTGGGCTTTAAAGGCGCTTTGGAAAAACTTGGCTCTGAAATTCTGATGTCTCAAGATTCCCGCAGCAATGGTATCGGTCTTCTTTTGACGAAACGTCTTTTACAAAAAATGAAAGGCGACATTCGTTTTGAATCCATCGAAAACGACGGCTTTGCTTCTTATCTTGAACTCGAGGGGTACTTGCCATGA
- a CDS encoding response regulator transcription factor, with product MRKVLLVEDDLSLGETLTERLKKDYDVTWGKSFSEAWTLFSKSKDFDIVILDVGLPDGNGFELAAKIKQISSVLFLFLTAQADAESRLRGFELGAEEYIPKPFHLKELLLRVKHVLDAHAPARELELETCVVNFTNMSVRRKSGQIEYPPVTDMKILQLLIEKSPRVLSRDEIMNEIWGVDKNPSVRTIDNIIVRLRQLLGDDGEKHIRSVRGVGYQWAVEENT from the coding sequence ATGAGAAAAGTTCTTTTGGTTGAGGATGACCTCTCGTTAGGTGAAACGCTTACGGAACGTCTTAAGAAGGACTATGACGTTACTTGGGGAAAAAGCTTTTCTGAAGCTTGGACATTGTTTTCGAAATCCAAGGACTTTGACATCGTAATTCTTGATGTCGGCCTCCCTGATGGAAACGGCTTTGAGTTGGCTGCGAAAATCAAACAAATCTCTTCAGTCCTTTTTCTGTTTCTGACGGCGCAAGCGGATGCGGAATCTCGATTGCGCGGTTTTGAATTAGGTGCGGAAGAATACATTCCCAAACCTTTTCATTTGAAAGAACTTCTTTTGCGCGTGAAGCACGTTTTGGATGCTCACGCTCCTGCACGCGAACTTGAGCTCGAAACTTGCGTCGTGAATTTCACGAATATGTCAGTACGCCGAAAGTCGGGACAGATTGAATATCCGCCAGTGACTGACATGAAGATCTTGCAGCTTTTAATTGAAAAATCACCGCGCGTTTTAAGCCGCGATGAAATTATGAATGAAATCTGGGGTGTTGATAAAAACCCTAGTGTTCGAACTATCGACAATATCATTGTCCGTCTTCGCCAATTGCTCGGCGACGATGGCGAGAAACACATTCGCTCAGTACGTGGCGTAGGCTACCAATGGGCCGTGGAGGAAAATACATGA
- a CDS encoding uroporphyrinogen decarboxylase family protein, with protein sequence MNTLFKNALQRTPQAVPPIWFMRQAGRYHQHYQGLRAKHSFMELCKQPELAAQVALGPVAEFDFDVSILFSDILFPLEALGMGLDYTDHGPQLGFKLTPETLGTLGPVDKAIDFMSFQKEAVKATRAVLPSHKSLIGFVGGPWTLFVYAVEGSHAGSLIQSKKLINMFPQFLEKMYPLLKENIRLQFEGGAEVVMIFDTAAGEVSSSFFKEWIQPVLARLSQDYPNKIGYYSKGTQPVFFDKSFTELPWAGQGFDHRCSLQESFKVQNKGFVQGNFDQSLLFMDDADFKKALQTFLAPMKAMTPAERAGWVCGLGHGVLPKTPEKNVKLFVDTVREVLS encoded by the coding sequence ATGAACACACTTTTTAAAAACGCACTTCAAAGAACTCCGCAAGCCGTTCCTCCTATCTGGTTCATGCGCCAGGCCGGTCGTTATCACCAACACTATCAAGGCTTGCGCGCGAAGCATTCCTTCATGGAGCTTTGCAAACAGCCGGAACTTGCTGCTCAAGTAGCACTCGGTCCTGTTGCTGAATTTGACTTCGACGTCTCTATTCTTTTTAGCGACATCTTGTTTCCTCTTGAAGCTTTGGGCATGGGCTTGGATTACACGGATCACGGTCCGCAACTGGGTTTTAAACTGACTCCTGAAACGTTGGGCACTCTCGGCCCTGTCGACAAAGCGATTGATTTCATGAGCTTTCAAAAGGAAGCCGTGAAAGCGACTCGCGCCGTTTTGCCTTCTCATAAAAGTCTTATCGGTTTTGTCGGCGGTCCTTGGACACTGTTTGTCTATGCGGTTGAAGGTTCTCACGCCGGATCTTTGATTCAGTCTAAAAAACTGATCAACATGTTCCCGCAGTTTCTTGAGAAGATGTACCCTCTTCTTAAAGAAAACATCCGTCTGCAATTCGAAGGTGGCGCGGAAGTCGTCATGATTTTTGATACGGCGGCCGGCGAAGTTTCCTCTTCTTTCTTTAAAGAATGGATTCAACCTGTCTTGGCTCGTTTGTCTCAAGACTATCCCAATAAGATCGGCTACTACTCAAAAGGCACGCAACCTGTGTTCTTCGATAAGTCTTTCACGGAGCTTCCCTGGGCAGGTCAAGGTTTTGACCACCGTTGCTCTTTGCAGGAGTCCTTCAAAGTTCAAAACAAAGGTTTCGTTCAGGGAAATTTTGATCAAAGTCTTTTGTTCATGGACGACGCAGATTTCAAAAAAGCCTTGCAGACTTTCTTGGCTCCTATGAAAGCAATGACTCCTGCGGAACGCGCCGGTTGGGTGTGTGGCCTGGGGCACGGCGTTTTGCCTAAAACACCGGAAAAAAATGTAAAGCTCTTTGTTGATACTGTCCGTGAGGTGCTTTCATGA
- a CDS encoding FAD-dependent oxidoreductase yields MKNVSVIGAGFAGLTVSLELAQKGFQVDLYESSSRVGGLLGTDYTEYGIAERAANALIRTTKANDLFARLGLTPSFPLESSKKRFLFRDHPRSWPLSFSESLSLLARVVPRLLLGKRHLRPRPQETLEAWGKRLLGPKATRFILGPAMQGIYGNDISGLSASLILGPLFRRKKKDKYRGLLTSRGGMQDLVDALEKALRDKGVRIHLNTAPDLASLTGPVVIATSAKAASALTLSKHPELSQVLGKIRMSSLMSVTLFFNKAQTSYQGFGCLIPRGYNLKALGVLMNSYIFKDRNKHYNETWIMGGYEESSLLDLPDRDVLKLIAEERFKILGHKESLLDYRINRWKDALPYYDLQLEEVSSLLLSQNLPSGVYLHGNYLSGIGLSKILERSEVLAEQIAGTHG; encoded by the coding sequence ATGAAGAATGTATCCGTCATCGGAGCCGGATTTGCGGGTTTAACAGTTTCTTTGGAACTGGCGCAAAAAGGTTTTCAAGTCGATCTTTATGAAAGTTCCTCCCGCGTGGGAGGTCTTTTGGGCACCGATTACACGGAATACGGCATCGCCGAAAGAGCCGCCAATGCTCTTATTCGCACGACAAAAGCCAACGATCTTTTCGCAAGATTGGGCCTGACTCCAAGTTTCCCCTTGGAGTCCTCAAAAAAACGCTTCCTTTTTCGTGATCATCCCCGTTCGTGGCCTTTGAGTTTCTCTGAAAGCCTTTCATTGCTTGCACGTGTGGTGCCTCGCCTTCTTTTAGGAAAACGGCACCTTCGCCCGCGCCCCCAAGAAACTTTGGAAGCCTGGGGAAAGCGCCTGCTGGGACCTAAAGCCACTCGCTTTATTCTTGGGCCGGCCATGCAAGGTATCTATGGCAATGACATCTCCGGCTTAAGTGCGAGTTTGATTCTAGGCCCGTTATTTCGTCGCAAGAAAAAGGACAAATATCGCGGGCTTCTTACCAGTCGCGGTGGCATGCAAGATCTCGTGGATGCTCTTGAAAAAGCTCTGCGCGACAAAGGTGTGCGCATTCACCTGAATACCGCGCCCGATCTCGCATCGTTAACAGGTCCTGTAGTCATTGCGACATCAGCGAAAGCGGCCTCCGCTCTCACGTTGTCCAAACATCCTGAACTTTCACAGGTCTTGGGGAAGATCCGCATGTCATCTCTCATGAGCGTGACTCTTTTCTTTAATAAAGCACAAACAAGTTACCAAGGTTTTGGCTGTCTTATTCCTCGCGGATATAATTTGAAGGCCTTGGGCGTATTGATGAATTCGTACATATTTAAAGACCGCAACAAACACTACAACGAAACTTGGATCATGGGTGGTTACGAGGAATCTTCTCTCTTGGATCTTCCAGACCGGGACGTGTTAAAGCTTATCGCGGAAGAGCGATTCAAAATACTGGGACATAAAGAAAGCCTGCTCGATTACCGTATCAATCGCTGGAAGGACGCCCTCCCTTATTACGACTTACAGCTTGAAGAGGTCTCCTCTTTGCTCTTGTCGCAAAATCTTCCGTCAGGTGTTTATTTGCACGGCAACTATTTGAGTGGAATCGGTCTTAGTAAAATTCTTGAACGCAGTGAAGTTCTGGCTGAACAGATTGCGGGAACGCATGGGTAA
- the hemH gene encoding ferrochelatase, which produces MGKTGILLLNIGSPLSYEVSDVAKYLKTFLMDKDIISIPYLLRWPLVNAMIVPKRAPYSAANYKKIWIDNEGSPLTVYTRRFADKLQKQLGEQFLVKIGMRYSEPSIEKALREFATAAVDTILLAPLYPQFAQATTGSSVRETQKIAARLGLNTPLRTLAPFYHAPAFITPSVQIIRDALEGKEVDHYLFSFHGLPESQIRKVHGCLRSDDCCFVPNACEKGCYRAQCFATATRIAESLEIPASHWSVSFQSRLGRGEWLKPATDHTLEILAQTGKKKIAVVCPSFVADCIETLEEIGIGGKELFIEKGGDEYHLVPCLNDDERWVQGFADLLKEKAPSKVELEERS; this is translated from the coding sequence ATGGGTAAAACAGGCATACTGCTTTTAAATATCGGAAGCCCTCTCTCTTATGAAGTTTCCGATGTCGCAAAATACTTAAAAACTTTCTTGATGGATAAAGATATCATCAGCATTCCTTATCTGCTGCGCTGGCCTCTTGTGAATGCGATGATTGTGCCGAAAAGAGCTCCATACTCTGCCGCCAATTACAAAAAAATCTGGATAGATAACGAAGGCTCACCGCTGACAGTTTATACAAGACGATTTGCCGATAAATTGCAGAAGCAGCTCGGTGAACAGTTTCTCGTGAAAATCGGTATGCGCTATTCAGAGCCGTCGATCGAAAAAGCTCTCCGCGAATTTGCGACAGCTGCTGTTGATACAATCTTACTCGCACCGCTCTACCCGCAATTTGCGCAAGCAACAACGGGTTCCTCTGTCAGAGAAACGCAAAAAATAGCCGCTCGTCTGGGCCTCAACACCCCTTTGCGGACCCTCGCCCCCTTTTACCACGCCCCGGCCTTTATCACTCCTTCCGTGCAGATCATTCGCGATGCCCTCGAAGGGAAAGAGGTCGATCACTATCTTTTCTCTTTCCACGGTTTACCGGAAAGCCAGATTCGTAAAGTTCACGGTTGTTTACGCTCGGACGATTGTTGTTTTGTCCCGAATGCCTGTGAAAAGGGTTGTTACCGCGCGCAGTGTTTTGCAACTGCGACACGCATTGCGGAAAGCCTCGAGATCCCTGCCAGTCACTGGAGCGTTTCATTTCAATCGCGCTTAGGCCGAGGTGAATGGTTAAAACCTGCGACCGATCACACATTGGAAATTCTGGCGCAAACAGGAAAGAAAAAGATCGCCGTGGTTTGCCCGTCGTTTGTCGCTGATTGTATCGAAACCCTCGAGGAAATCGGTATTGGTGGCAAGGAACTCTTTATAGAAAAAGGCGGCGACGAATACCATCTTGTTCCTTGTTTGAATGACGATGAACGCTGGGTGCAAGGATTTGCGGATCTACTTAAGGAAAAAGCACCATCAAAAGTGGAATTAGAAGAGCGGTCATAA
- a CDS encoding LrgB family protein, translating into MTELFSLIITLGFYLLARKLSARGNNHPLLSPALLAIAAVCVVLLLLNISYKDYFQGARPIHFMLGPATVAFALPLYNQFARFKKLLLPLIISLTIGSAIGILSAVFLGHVVGLPHEILLSLSPKSVTTPIAMGIADKIGGVASLATVFVMITGLVGAASATTVLNLVKVHDPAVRGFALGLSSHGLGTARAFQVDQVAGAFAGLAMALNGLMTALLIPLLMVLFP; encoded by the coding sequence GTGACTGAACTTTTCTCTCTCATTATCACTTTAGGATTTTATCTGTTGGCAAGAAAGCTCAGTGCTCGTGGCAATAACCATCCGCTACTAAGCCCTGCATTGCTTGCCATTGCCGCGGTTTGCGTCGTTCTTTTGCTCTTAAATATTAGCTATAAAGATTATTTTCAGGGCGCACGGCCGATCCATTTTATGTTGGGCCCGGCGACAGTAGCTTTTGCTCTTCCATTGTACAATCAGTTCGCCCGATTTAAAAAACTTTTATTGCCGCTCATAATATCACTCACGATCGGATCAGCGATTGGGATTTTAAGTGCTGTTTTCTTAGGCCACGTCGTGGGACTGCCCCACGAAATTCTATTGTCGTTGTCACCGAAGTCTGTCACGACTCCGATCGCAATGGGAATCGCTGACAAAATCGGTGGAGTCGCCTCACTAGCAACGGTGTTCGTGATGATCACGGGGCTCGTCGGCGCGGCTTCTGCGACAACAGTTTTAAATCTTGTGAAGGTGCATGACCCTGCTGTGCGTGGCTTTGCATTGGGACTTTCTTCGCATGGCTTGGGAACCGCGCGCGCTTTCCAAGTCGATCAAGTTGCAGGAGCATTTGCAGGATTGGCGATGGCTCTGAACGGTCTTATGACCGCTCTTCTAATTCCACTTTTGATGGTGCTTTTTCCTTAA
- a CDS encoding CidA/LrgA family protein: MIQALLILLIFQFAGEGTVRGLGLIVPGPVVGMVYFFGALIVWPGLKDRVAGLADFITKHLSLFFVPAGVGIIEYFDLLGKYGVGMVFTIVVSTLVTLAVTALIFNRLLKKTP, translated from the coding sequence ATGATCCAGGCTTTGTTAATTCTTTTGATCTTTCAGTTTGCGGGCGAGGGTACCGTGAGGGGGTTGGGGCTTATAGTTCCTGGTCCTGTTGTGGGAATGGTTTATTTTTTTGGGGCTTTGATTGTGTGGCCTGGTCTGAAAGATCGCGTGGCCGGGCTGGCGGACTTCATTACGAAGCATCTGTCGTTGTTTTTTGTGCCTGCGGGCGTGGGTATCATTGAGTATTTCGATCTCTTGGGGAAATACGGCGTCGGGATGGTTTTCACAATTGTTGTGAGTACTTTGGTGACCCTCGCGGTGACGGCCCTGATCTTTAATCGTTTATTAAAGAAGACGCCGTGA